From a region of the Nitrospirota bacterium genome:
- a CDS encoding aminopeptidase P family protein: protein MSAEHATLMIAASESDSNLFYATRFMAPDPFIFLEIKGERILIMSDLEMDRARSQATVDRVLSYSELERDVRGKGVDSPGSSDLVHAVLQSEGIKRLLVPGNFPYAHAARLLELGYRLETKKEPFFERRVVKTGEEVRHIEAAQRATEEAVAAAHDALRRTTIKKGLLWLDGEPLTSEQIKKLINVKLMERDCVAQHTIVAGGEQACDPHNEGSGPLPADRSIIFDVFPRSASSRYFADMSRTVVRGTPSPDLIRLYQTVKDAQEEAITKVRDGADGAKIHQGICERFEAAGYKTGLVNGRMQGYFHGTGHGVGLDIHEPPRISKTGSPLQEGHVVTVEPGLYYPGLGAVRIEDMVLVTSDGCRNLTNFPKTFELEC from the coding sequence ATGTCAGCCGAGCATGCCACGCTCATGATCGCAGCCAGCGAATCCGATTCGAACCTCTTTTACGCCACCCGTTTCATGGCGCCGGACCCGTTCATCTTCCTGGAGATCAAAGGAGAACGGATCCTGATCATGAGCGATCTCGAAATGGATCGGGCCCGCAGCCAGGCGACGGTGGATCGGGTCCTGTCCTACTCGGAGTTGGAACGCGACGTGCGCGGGAAGGGCGTGGACAGCCCCGGCTCATCCGACCTCGTGCACGCGGTGTTGCAATCGGAAGGGATCAAGCGGCTTCTGGTTCCCGGCAACTTTCCCTACGCCCATGCGGCGCGCCTGCTCGAGTTGGGCTACCGGCTCGAGACGAAGAAAGAGCCGTTTTTCGAGCGTCGGGTCGTGAAGACCGGCGAAGAAGTCCGCCACATCGAAGCGGCCCAGCGCGCCACCGAAGAAGCGGTGGCCGCCGCCCATGACGCGCTTCGCCGCACCACGATCAAGAAGGGGCTGCTCTGGCTGGACGGAGAGCCGTTGACCTCCGAACAGATCAAGAAATTGATCAACGTGAAATTGATGGAGCGGGACTGCGTCGCCCAGCACACGATCGTGGCCGGGGGAGAACAGGCCTGCGATCCCCACAATGAAGGATCCGGCCCTTTGCCGGCGGATCGCAGCATCATCTTCGACGTCTTCCCCCGTTCCGCTTCATCTCGCTACTTTGCGGACATGTCGCGCACGGTCGTTCGCGGCACACCTTCGCCGGACTTGATACGCTTGTACCAGACGGTGAAAGACGCCCAGGAAGAAGCGATCACCAAGGTCCGGGACGGGGCCGACGGGGCGAAGATCCACCAGGGCATCTGTGAACGCTTCGAGGCCGCCGGCTACAAGACCGGCCTGGTGAACGGTCGGATGCAGGGCTACTTCCACGGAACCGGCCATGGAGTGGGGCTGGACATCCATGAACCGCCGCGGATCAGTAAGACCGGATCGCCCCTGCAGGAAGGCCACGTCGTCACCGTCGAGCCGGGGCTCTACTATCCCGGACTGGGCGCCGTCCGGATCGAGGACATGGTCCTGGTCACCAGCGACGGATGCCGGAACCTCACGAACTTCCCGAAGACGTTCGAGTTGGAATGCTAA
- a CDS encoding succinate dehydrogenase iron-sulfur subunit produces MRLTFTITRFNPETDPHPHDEPYRLDVGRGWTVLEALIRIKHEQDGSLALRYSCRSAICGSCAMDINGAEKLACRTSVRKELERHGHVTVAPLRNFPVIKDLVVDMAAFWGKVRAVTPWLSASLHTQPGQPVRQMTLSRDRYQFHNVDACIMCGACVAACASHEVSRGFLGPAALAKAERFLADPREPVDAKRTRLRFLEQPDGIWDCTRCNFCVEVCPKDVQPMEAIIRLRRATIEAGLTRSGGARHITGFMTLIRRGGRLNEALMPLQVVGFNLRRLLHVLPLGLRMLWNGKVPSPLAPPIPGIAQIRNIFHSFGRLKRIS; encoded by the coding sequence ATGCGCCTGACCTTCACGATCACCCGTTTCAATCCCGAAACCGACCCGCACCCGCACGACGAGCCCTACCGGCTGGACGTCGGCCGCGGCTGGACGGTTCTGGAAGCCCTGATCCGGATCAAGCATGAACAGGACGGCTCGCTGGCCCTCCGCTATTCCTGCCGCTCCGCCATCTGCGGGTCCTGCGCGATGGACATCAACGGGGCCGAGAAGCTGGCCTGCCGGACGTCTGTCCGCAAAGAACTCGAGCGTCACGGACACGTCACCGTAGCCCCCTTGCGCAACTTTCCGGTCATCAAAGACCTCGTCGTGGACATGGCGGCCTTCTGGGGCAAGGTCCGGGCCGTGACTCCCTGGCTGTCCGCATCGCTCCACACACAGCCGGGCCAGCCGGTCCGCCAGATGACGCTCTCGCGGGACCGCTATCAATTCCACAACGTGGACGCCTGCATCATGTGCGGCGCCTGCGTCGCCGCCTGCGCGTCGCACGAAGTGTCCCGCGGATTTCTCGGCCCGGCGGCCCTGGCCAAAGCGGAACGGTTCCTCGCCGACCCACGGGAGCCGGTGGACGCCAAGCGGACGCGCCTCCGCTTCCTGGAGCAACCGGACGGCATCTGGGACTGTACCCGCTGCAATTTCTGCGTTGAGGTCTGCCCGAAAGACGTCCAGCCCATGGAGGCCATCATCCGCCTGCGCCGCGCGACCATCGAGGCCGGGCTGACCCGTTCGGGGGGCGCGCGCCACATCACCGGCTTCATGACGCTGATCCGGCGGGGAGGGCGCCTGAACGAAGCCCTCATGCCGTTGCAAGTGGTCGGCTTCAATCTCCGCCGCCTGCTGCACGTGCTGCCGCTCGGGCTCCGCATGCTGTGGAACGGCAAGGTGCCGAGCCCGCTGGCGCCGCCCATTCCCGGCATTGCGCAAATTCGGAATATCTTCCACTCGTTCGGCCGCCTCAAGCGGATCAGTTGA
- a CDS encoding archease, whose translation MTYQYRILEDVALADTAFEATGDSPSELFLAAGQAIIETLADPRRVQPACTRSFEHRDRDLAALLFAWLSDIVYLKDAEGLVFRDAEARVSRQGDDWLLHGTLSGEPIDPARHELRADIKAVTKHLYEVREEAGRWIARVVLDI comes from the coding sequence ATGACCTATCAATACCGGATTCTGGAGGATGTCGCGCTGGCCGATACGGCGTTCGAAGCGACCGGCGACTCTCCGTCCGAACTCTTTCTCGCGGCGGGACAGGCCATCATCGAGACCCTCGCCGATCCACGCCGCGTGCAGCCGGCCTGCACCCGATCCTTCGAGCATCGCGACCGGGACCTAGCCGCCTTGCTGTTCGCCTGGCTCTCGGACATTGTGTATTTGAAAGACGCGGAAGGGCTCGTGTTCCGGGACGCCGAGGCCCGTGTCTCGAGGCAAGGCGACGACTGGCTCTTGCACGGCACCTTGTCCGGCGAGCCGATCGATCCGGCGCGCCATGAGCTCAGAGCCGACATCAAGGCGGTCACCAAGCATCTCTACGAGGTACGGGAGGAGGCAGGCCGGTGGATTGCCCGGGTGGTATTGGACATCTAA
- a CDS encoding RtcB family protein, whose protein sequence is MKLQTDFTVNRITDEVWEIPVTEKPGMLVPARIYATEPILSSMDSGVFEQVTNVACLPGIRRYALCMPDGHWGYGFPIGGVAAFDPEDGIISPGGVGYDINCGMRLIRTDLTLAEVRPRLEQLMTELFRNVPAGVGSRGFLRVTPQEFADVMRKGARWCVERGYGWQEDLDRTEEQGCIGGADPADVTDYAVQRGITQLGTLGSGNHYLEVQVASQDRLFDPQTAAAFGVTGHDQILIMVHCGSRGFGHQVASDFLKVFEKAMRRYNISVKDQQLACAPFRSPEGRQYFSAMNAAANTAFANRQVITHQIREAFQSVFGQSAEALGMHVIYDVAHNIAKVERYAEGDLVVHRKGSTRAFGPGRPEIPDLYRQVGQPVICGGSMETGSYLLVGTTDAMEHTFGSTMHGSGRTMSRAQAKRSVKGEQVQRDMKRRGIIVKAVSMSGLAEEAGFAYKNISDVVEAVDRAGITKKVAELRPIGNIKG, encoded by the coding sequence ATGAAGCTGCAGACGGACTTCACCGTCAACCGCATCACCGATGAGGTCTGGGAAATCCCCGTGACCGAGAAGCCCGGCATGCTCGTCCCGGCGAGAATCTACGCCACGGAGCCGATTCTCAGCAGCATGGACAGCGGGGTCTTCGAACAGGTCACGAACGTCGCCTGCCTGCCCGGCATCCGACGCTATGCCCTCTGCATGCCCGACGGCCATTGGGGCTACGGGTTCCCCATCGGAGGCGTCGCCGCCTTCGACCCGGAGGATGGCATCATCTCCCCAGGAGGCGTCGGCTACGACATCAACTGCGGCATGCGCCTGATCCGGACGGACCTGACCCTGGCCGAGGTGCGGCCCCGCTTGGAACAGCTCATGACCGAGCTGTTCCGGAACGTTCCGGCCGGCGTCGGATCGCGCGGCTTCCTGCGGGTTACCCCCCAGGAATTCGCGGACGTTATGCGCAAGGGCGCCCGCTGGTGCGTGGAGCGGGGATATGGCTGGCAGGAAGACTTGGACCGTACCGAGGAGCAAGGCTGCATCGGCGGGGCGGACCCTGCCGACGTCACGGACTATGCAGTTCAGCGGGGCATCACTCAACTGGGCACTCTGGGCTCAGGCAACCACTATCTGGAAGTGCAGGTGGCCTCCCAGGACCGGCTCTTCGACCCGCAGACGGCAGCCGCGTTCGGCGTGACCGGCCATGATCAGATCCTGATCATGGTGCATTGCGGCTCACGGGGCTTCGGCCACCAGGTCGCCAGCGATTTCCTGAAAGTATTCGAGAAGGCCATGCGGCGCTACAACATTTCGGTCAAGGATCAGCAACTGGCCTGCGCCCCGTTCCGCTCGCCGGAAGGCCGGCAATATTTTTCTGCCATGAATGCCGCTGCCAATACGGCCTTTGCCAATCGGCAGGTCATCACCCATCAGATCCGGGAGGCCTTCCAGTCCGTGTTCGGCCAATCGGCCGAGGCGCTCGGCATGCACGTGATCTATGACGTCGCCCATAACATCGCCAAGGTCGAACGCTATGCCGAGGGAGACCTTGTGGTTCACCGGAAGGGGTCCACCAGAGCCTTCGGCCCGGGACGGCCGGAGATCCCTGACCTGTACCGTCAGGTGGGCCAACCGGTCATCTGCGGGGGTTCGATGGAGACCGGCTCCTATCTCTTGGTTGGGACGACCGATGCCATGGAGCACACCTTCGGCTCCACGATGCACGGCTCAGGCCGGACCATGTCGCGCGCCCAGGCCAAGCGATCGGTCAAAGGAGAGCAGGTGCAGCGAGACATGAAGCGACGGGGCATCATCGTCAAAGCCGTCTCCATGTCCGGCCTGGCCGAGGAGGCGGGATTTGCCTACAAAAACATTTCCGACGTCGTGGAGGCAGTGGATCGGGCGGGAATTACCAAAAAAGTGGCGGAGCTGCGCCCGATCGGGAACATCAAAGGCTGA
- a CDS encoding heterodisulfide reductase subunit B, with amino-acid sequence MSLQYALYPGCAAKGATPELYQSTMAIIGRLGIEVQELAASSCCGAGVVGEGEPDVALALNARTFAQAEQLGLDVMTICGTCQGVMGAANKRLKQEPGLLNRINRVLERDGPIYRGTIQVKHLLWILVREVGLHRLGQEIRVPLSEFRIAPFYGCYILRPSWDLGFDDPENPTSLEKVIRAVKGEPVAYAGRTKCCGFPVILEQEAIAVAMAGTNMKEAKDGGADFMVTPCPLCHMSLDIYQDRAGQAVNAHLNLPILHLPQLLGLAMGIPAKDLGVSRHLVPVHAITRVTESRRMQLTDRKGVASHESH; translated from the coding sequence ATGTCCCTGCAATATGCCCTGTATCCAGGCTGTGCGGCCAAAGGCGCCACGCCGGAACTGTACCAGTCCACCATGGCCATCATCGGCCGGCTGGGCATCGAGGTGCAGGAACTGGCCGCCTCCTCTTGCTGCGGAGCCGGCGTCGTGGGGGAGGGGGAACCGGACGTTGCGTTGGCGCTGAACGCCAGAACGTTCGCACAAGCCGAGCAGCTTGGGCTGGACGTCATGACCATCTGCGGGACCTGCCAAGGGGTGATGGGAGCGGCAAACAAACGCTTGAAACAGGAGCCGGGGCTCCTGAATCGGATCAATCGGGTCTTGGAACGCGACGGCCCCATCTACCGCGGCACGATCCAGGTCAAACATCTGCTGTGGATCCTGGTGCGCGAGGTCGGGTTGCACCGTCTCGGACAAGAAATCCGCGTGCCCCTGAGCGAATTCCGGATCGCGCCCTTCTACGGCTGCTATATTCTGCGCCCCTCCTGGGACCTGGGGTTCGACGACCCGGAAAATCCCACCTCGCTGGAGAAAGTCATCCGGGCCGTCAAGGGCGAACCGGTGGCCTATGCGGGCCGGACCAAGTGCTGCGGATTCCCCGTCATCCTGGAGCAGGAAGCCATCGCCGTCGCCATGGCGGGCACGAACATGAAAGAAGCGAAGGACGGCGGCGCCGATTTCATGGTCACGCCCTGCCCCCTCTGCCACATGAGTCTGGACATCTACCAGGATCGGGCGGGGCAGGCCGTCAATGCCCACCTGAACCTTCCCATCCTGCACTTACCCCAGTTGCTCGGGTTGGCGATGGGCATACCGGCCAAGGATTTGGGCGTCTCGCGTCATCTGGTGCCGGTTCATGCGATTACCAGAGTCACGGAGTCACGTCGAATGCAGCTGACAGACCGTAAAGGAGTGGCGAGCCATGAAAGTCATTAA
- a CDS encoding cupin domain-containing protein, whose product MKVINLSDYQQFNNEKMKKNNIFQTSRFFCDVYCFEPGQEQKGHIHGEQDKVYLVLEGEGTFKVGTETKVLGPGQGTMAPAGEEHGVLNHTTGRLKVLVFVAPNSN is encoded by the coding sequence ATGAAAGTCATTAATCTCTCTGACTATCAGCAGTTCAACAACGAGAAGATGAAGAAGAACAATATCTTTCAGACGTCTCGTTTTTTCTGCGATGTCTATTGTTTCGAGCCGGGACAGGAGCAGAAAGGTCACATACACGGGGAGCAAGACAAGGTCTATCTGGTGCTGGAAGGGGAGGGGACATTCAAGGTGGGCACCGAGACGAAGGTGCTTGGGCCGGGGCAGGGCACGATGGCGCCGGCCGGTGAAGAGCATGGGGTCCTGAACCATACAACCGGGCGCTTGAAGGTCCTGGTGTTCGTCGCGCCAAATTCCAACTGA
- a CDS encoding nitrite reductase: protein MKRMRSALGAMLVMGGLLATAQPAAATTHEVNMTAKETDVVIEGSGATYKAWTFNGQFPGPVVRVTEGDTIKFTLENPKTNTYPHSMDFHAAEIDFLKNYRAINPGETISYTFVAKKPGIFFYHCGAPPMIQHVARGMIGAIIVDPKNAKAWPKADREYVLVQSELFKNPDDVPAMFDRKFDHVVFNGGIFKYHPFVTGGKPLEAKPGERVRVYFVNAGPNEFSAFHPIGEIWDNVYESGNPGNKLTGVQTYVVGPGSAATFDVVAESAGAYPLVTHSLTGALRGAIAVLVVGPDAKPAPLMPMTPWVPVAPQSEITPPAQ, encoded by the coding sequence ATGAAGCGGATGCGTTCAGCTCTTGGCGCCATGCTGGTGATGGGAGGCCTGCTTGCCACGGCCCAGCCGGCTGCGGCCACGACCCATGAAGTGAACATGACGGCAAAGGAGACCGACGTCGTCATCGAAGGTTCGGGCGCAACCTACAAGGCCTGGACGTTCAACGGCCAGTTCCCCGGCCCGGTCGTGCGGGTCACCGAGGGGGACACGATCAAGTTCACGTTGGAAAACCCCAAGACCAACACCTACCCGCACTCGATGGACTTCCATGCGGCGGAGATCGACTTCTTGAAGAACTATCGGGCGATCAATCCCGGCGAAACGATCAGCTACACCTTCGTGGCCAAAAAGCCGGGCATTTTCTTTTATCATTGTGGCGCCCCGCCGATGATCCAGCACGTGGCCCGCGGCATGATCGGGGCCATTATCGTGGACCCCAAGAATGCCAAGGCCTGGCCGAAAGCGGATCGTGAGTATGTCCTGGTGCAGTCGGAGCTGTTCAAGAATCCGGACGACGTCCCGGCCATGTTTGACCGGAAGTTCGACCATGTCGTGTTCAACGGCGGCATCTTCAAGTATCATCCGTTCGTCACCGGCGGCAAACCGCTGGAGGCCAAACCTGGTGAGCGGGTGCGGGTCTATTTCGTCAATGCCGGTCCGAACGAGTTTTCCGCGTTCCACCCGATCGGAGAAATTTGGGACAATGTGTATGAGAGCGGCAATCCCGGCAACAAGTTGACCGGGGTTCAGACCTACGTGGTGGGACCTGGCAGCGCGGCAACGTTTGACGTGGTGGCGGAATCGGCCGGCGCCTACCCGCTGGTCACTCACTCGCTGACGGGCGCGTTGCGTGGCGCGATTGCCGTGCTGGTGGTGGGGCCGGACGCGAAGCCGGCGCCGCTGATGCCCATGACGCCCTGGGTGCCTGTTGCTCCCCAGAGCGAGATCACACCGCCGGCGCAATAG
- a CDS encoding Crp/Fnr family transcriptional regulator encodes MGVADPLHKKIPLLNVLTVQDRRNLAGQIVESSYSKNQFIFREGDPAEYFHILKEGSVKCVKTSPDGKEVTLKVLLPGDLFCCEAAVFDGAPHPGCAQPMGDVRVLRLSKKAYFDVLRRNPEAAIEVIRYLGQRLNEAQENAKVLALDRAEQRLAALLVNMAARTGVKDANGIRLTVRLTRQDLANMVGITVETAIRIMGRFKRARLVSGTAKHIVIRDLAKLKALASEQPDLASASSRPH; translated from the coding sequence ATGGGCGTCGCCGATCCTCTCCATAAGAAAATTCCGCTGCTCAACGTCCTGACGGTCCAAGACCGTCGGAATCTCGCTGGTCAGATCGTCGAGTCCTCCTACAGCAAGAACCAGTTTATCTTCCGAGAGGGGGATCCGGCGGAGTATTTCCACATCCTCAAAGAAGGCAGCGTCAAGTGCGTCAAGACCTCGCCGGACGGAAAAGAGGTGACGCTCAAGGTGCTGCTGCCGGGCGATCTCTTCTGTTGCGAGGCGGCGGTCTTTGACGGAGCGCCCCATCCCGGCTGTGCCCAGCCGATGGGGGATGTGCGTGTACTCCGATTGAGCAAGAAAGCCTACTTCGACGTGCTCCGCCGGAATCCCGAGGCCGCCATTGAAGTCATCCGGTACCTCGGCCAACGTCTGAACGAGGCCCAAGAGAACGCCAAAGTGCTGGCGTTGGATCGGGCCGAACAACGCTTGGCCGCCCTGCTGGTGAACATGGCCGCCAGGACCGGGGTGAAGGATGCGAACGGGATTCGCCTGACCGTCCGGTTGACCCGCCAGGACCTGGCCAATATGGTCGGAATTACGGTGGAGACCGCCATCCGCATCATGGGGCGGTTTAAGCGCGCCCGGTTGGTGTCCGGCACGGCCAAGCACATTGTCATCCGTGACCTTGCCAAACTGAAGGCCCTCGCGTCTGAACAGCCGGATCTGGCGTCTGCTTCCTCCCGACCCCATTAA